A genomic segment from Antedon mediterranea chromosome 6, ecAntMedi1.1, whole genome shotgun sequence encodes:
- the LOC140051736 gene encoding gamma-butyrobetaine dioxygenase-like → MLRNLYRFNFNVLRCIPVADTYSFSSQNYGRLYSSSGNIERRQISTNVIIDTTSETIVLDEGDMKIRCPFIWLRDNCRCHSCYQETAGQKITLLKELDLDVYPLNVGMHDDQSITVEWSDAHKSQYPLKLLKDVKFPASLNPLDGIDLRYWGSEMTRDKIPTFSFNDVISDESRLYSWLESLHTHGICILNGLGNHAGNLTRLADWVTHPRMTCHGSDFAVKATSEATSLAFTGYPLELHTDLSYYSYGPGVQLLHCIQDSVNGGLSEFADGFKVANDLKRDDPETFEILSTVPVANVYEGIHSISKTKMSNSDHVEDVVFAYSHQDTCMSVEVKDVKKVYKAMKTFLDNLYSRNNLISLKLQPGEAICLDNTRVLHGRTAFEAGYSIQRHLQGLYLDWDEIYSRMRGISGK, encoded by the exons ATGCTGCGAAATCTTTACCGCTTTAACTTCAATGTTTTACGATGTATCCCTGTAGCTGATACTTACAGTTTCTCAAGTCAGAATTATGGACGTTTATATAGCTCATCCGGTAATATAGAGAGACGTCAAATTTCTACAAATGTCATCATTGATACTACCTCTGAAACTATAGTACTGGACGAAGGGGACATGAAGATTCGGTGTCCGTTTATTTGGTTACGTGATAACTGTCGTTGTCATTCTTGCTACCAAGAAACCGCTGGACAGAAAATCACACTTCTGAAAGAGCTTGATTTAGATGTCTATCCATTAAACGTTGGTATGCACGATGATCAATCGATTACTGTAGAGTGGTCAGATGCACACAAGAGCCAGTATCCTTTGAAGTTGTTAAAAGACGTCAAATTCCCAGCTTCACTTAATCCACTTGATGGAATTGATTTGAGGTACTGGGGTTCTGAGATGACCAGAGACAAGATACCAACATTTTCCTTTAATGATGTTATTTCTGACGAATCGCGGTTGTATTCATGGCTTGAAAGTCTTCATACACATGGAATCTGTATCTTGAACGGTCTTGGGAACCATGCTGGTAATCTGACCAGATTGGCAGATTGGGTGACACATCCACGAATGACGTGCCATGG GTCTGACTTCGCTGTGAAAGCCACGTCTGAAGCCACCAGCTTAGCTTTCACTGGATATCCATTGGAGCTTCACACGGACCTTTCGTATTACTCATATGGACCTGGG GTTCAACTTCTACATTGTATACAAGACAGTGTTAATGGTGGACTAAGTGAGTTTGCCGATGGTTTTAAAGTGGCTAACGACTTAAAAAGAGACGACCCAGAAACGTTTGAAATACTCAGTACCGTGCCAGTGGCAAATGTATATGAAGGAATACACTCAATATCAAAGACTAA AATGAGCAATAGTGATCATGTCGAAGATGTTGTATTCGCCTATTCACATCAAGATACTTGTATGAGCGTCGAGGTTAAAGACGTCAAGAAAGTGTACAAAGCGATGAAGACTTTCCTGGACAACCTCTATAGTCGAAACAATTTGATATCTCTGAAACTACAGCCAG GTGAAGCAATTTGTTTGGACAATACTCGGGTATTACATGGTCGAACTGCTTTTGAAGCAGGGTATTCGATACAGCGTCATCTACAAGGGTTATATCTCGACTGGGACGAAATATATTCACGAATGAGGGGAATTTCTGGCAAATGA